The genomic DNA AAGATAACTACGACTATGACTGTCCTTTTTCATCTAATGtcgttgataaaaagaaaaaaaaaaaagaaatatatataaactcaatactttttcaatttccttAAAACCGTTAGAAAGCTAAAAGACTGTGAGAATAGTTTCTCATCGGATTAAATAAACTCtctaaaaatatcattagaaaaatgatgatgatgatgatgatgatgatgatgatgataatggtgatggtgattatgatgattatgacgatgatgattatgatgatgatgacaatgatgacgatgatgacgacgatgatgatgatgatgatgatgatgatgatgatgatgatgatgatggtcaTTGCTTtgtcaattaataatttttttgaaatcgttaaaaatacgTGTACAAGCAAGCTTGTACGTtaacaatatctttttttgtcgaaaaaaaataatctaaaaagttcacgaatgaaagaaaaaagaaaattaataatgtagTGATAACAATGAAAgcatgattaatttaatttaatcaatttaattcgattattcaattttattgaaatcatTAGAAACTTGAAAGAGTATATTAACACCGTGACAATTATTTTTCCTCGAATGATATaacctaataaataaaacaaacaaaaaaaaaataaacaaacagatagatagatattatttttaattactattaaaattGCCAATTTAATTACTCAAATTGTAATCGTTAGAAAACTATACAAGAATTAAGGTCGTGATggtactttttcttcttgaaggATGTCGCgagggaaaaaatgaaaaaaaagaaaaaataaatcatagtCATTAGTTTCCCAATTgccaattttcttcttcgattcgaATGAATTGAACAACTAATTGCAAGCaaaactacaaaaaaaaaaagaatgcttTTTCGTCGAGCGATATAACctaaaaaatgtttcgagaaaaaggaaacaaaataaacgaataacaACAATGATCGTTACATTTCCAATTGTAATTCCAATTTTCTCATTAAATTCAAATCGTTAGAAAATCGAACAAACGAGAATTACGATCGTGACGATAATTGTCTTTTTTGAGAAATGTTCAAAgcaaaaaagaatgttttttaaataataatgataataataataataataccaataataataataataataataataataataataataataataataataataataataataataataataataataataattaacggcCATTACTTTTCCAATTGCGAATTGAAAAATCGTCGAGTGGAAACGCATAAAGTCGATAACAATGTCGTTCgtaacatataaaaagaaaacgagcgtcgttcgaacgatatcgtctttcttttaattagcGGAGAAGGAAATGAATcataaagaaagtaaaaagaaaaaagaaagaaaaagaaagagaaagaaataggaaaagataTAGCTCTTCGCAATCATTTGTATAAAAACGGGAAAACGTTGTTCTTCCACTGGAcagatacgagagagagagagagagagagagNNNNNNNNNNagagagagagagaaagagagaaatagtccGATGATGAAAAGCGCAAGAAACGATGGTGAAACATAAAactagagaaacagagagctagagggagaaatagagagagagagagagagagaccaatgCAGGTGAGAcagctatgtatgtatatgctaCACATATGTAATGTAGAACAGCGCTAAAAACATCGAAAATACAGCCAGTATGGAAAGCACTTGCGATCGTGTGTGTTCTACAAAACGATCGTATgcattctatataaataaatatatatatatatatataatatatgtgtctatatatatatatatatacacatatattgtatatgtatatatgtggatGTACATGTAATATACCCGTACGTAACGTTTATTTACGACATAGGAAACTTtcgatgaatataataaacacaTTGATGTAGGTTcccgtgtgtgtgtgtgtgtgtgtgtgtgtgtgtgtgtgtgtgtgtgtgtgtgtgtgtgtgtgtgtgtgtgtgtgtgtgtgtgtgtgtgtgtgtgtgtgtgtgtgtgtgtgtgtgtgtgtgtgtgtgtgtgtgtgtgtgtgtgtgtgtgtgtgtgtgtgtgtgtgtgtgtgtgtgtgtgtgtgtgtgaagaaagagaaaagaaaaagaaaaagaaaagtaaaaggaaacgaaaaaagattgatagTCGAAACATCTAGACAGCCGAACATctaggaagaaataaaataaaaatataaacatcaGATGGAAATGAGAAGGACGGagttagagatagaaagatagaaagaaagagagagagagggaaagtgagagagagagagagagtgtgtgtgtgtatgagaaagaaagaataacgaaagaaagaaagggaaaaaaaacatagaaagagagagagagagaaagaggctgCCATCTCACCACCCCCGCCACAGGTAAAATCACTCACAGGAAATCTCACGTatgtagaatataaaatattaatcgtccGCGAGAGAATGGGCAAGatctaatttgaaaaaaactccgatgttatttttatgaaatatttaacggAGATTAATGTCGATTTAAACTCTTAACATCTGGATATAACGTGGTAACGGctatagaaagagggagaaacaaGGTGtcaacgaagacgacgacgacgacgacgacgacgacgacgaaaacgacgaaaacgacgacaataacgacaataacgacaataacgacaataacgacaacgacgacgacgacgacgacgactacaataacgacaacgacgacaataacgacaacgacgacaacgacgacgacgtacatacgagagagagagagaggaaacgcgTCTGTTTAACCTAGAAAAGGTGGCTCGTACTGCGCCGTATCGTAACGGCTGCCGCCGTTCTGTGTAGTAGACCTCAAACGAGAGAGACCGAAGGAgaccgaaagagaaagagagagagagaaagagagaaagagaaatgttcCAGGGACAGAGAGAACGACGTGGTGCCACCTGACAGACTCCGGGAAATTCGAGAAAACAAGATTTCCTGTTCCTTCGGACCATGCGCAAGAACTTTAATCGAATTTCGTCTAGACCTGCGAGACCCGTTGCCAGCACGCCAATGACCGCGAAGACCAATCAGAAGACAGTAAAACGCGCGGAATAATACGAATCCGTTCGAATTTTCCTTCAACCTTGTCTGACCTAACCTTCTTTCTCCTAAACTCTAATTCTGAATAATAACATTGATTTCGAGTTCGAGTatttggaagagaaaaaagaatatatatatatatatatatatatatatatatatgcgcgttATGTGTATGTTCAAAAAGAAAGTACTCGTTGTAtgattggataaaaaaaaaaaaatggcgggAGAAGAAACGCTTCGATCACGTTGAGAAATTTGGTTTTTAAttaaccttttcttttttccgcgctgatttctttctctttgtttctttttttttttttagtttcgttttggttttcttcttcttcttcttttttttttgtatattctttATGAGGAAGGAAAGAGCTTAGAAACGTTTGTTcttagaatatttttcgaaaggcGCCACAGTGCTTAAGAAACGTTTCAAAGGCGCATGTCGAACGaccgttacttttttttcagttatctttttctatctccctccCGCCCTTTTTCCTaacccttcttttttctctctccatctctctctttctttttaacgtaaCACCAGGAACCAACTAAGAGCATCGGAAAAGTCGAGTCTCGTTCGAGCGCGTGTAAACCATCCAAATTCAGATTTTTCTTAGTTCCTGTCCCTTTACTTATTCCCCGGgattaatataagaaatataaggAAGATATGGAGCATGATATTACCTTTTGATACTCCTAATCGTTTTCTTTGGTGCGATTTAACGTGTGGATACGTAAGAGACACTTGTGGATTTATGCAAAATACTGTTGGGGAGTTAACGAACCGTTGCTCACTCGCTTTTTTTCTAGAGCCAACTGATTTTCGACTCGAAGCGCTATCGTGGCGACATCTGGCGGCGATCTTACGCGGGACATTCAAATccatatttaaaatcaattttttcaagaaattatatatttaaaatgttcatctactttcgtagaaattttacgattgtttttttatagataatataataaattaaaaataaaattctaacgaTATCGAAGTTGTATTTTGTGATGTTATTGATACGGTAGGTGTTTATATTATCAATCGCGGGCAAATCAAATgaagtattaatatttaatatatcggaaatattttgttttatacgtgtatatataaatatcgtgatttaaataaaaaataaattgtaaaaattttatgagaaatttgaaaaaggattattgattttatcatGAATTTTTAATGTCTGTCAAGCACGCTTGCTCATCACGTGGTAGTGAACATAATAAACGTAGACGTATCGAGTGACAATGGCTGCTCCGGTTAAAAAACgagaaattcaagaaaatgTCGTAAAACGGGATGGTGACGATGAACAAGAATCTTCTGGTAGCGAGGATGACGAGCAAGAACAAGTGGGAGAATCggtaagatataaaatatattttttccccaTAAAAATAGTTTCAGTTAGGAACTTAACCTAATCGTGACACGTGCAATTTATGATATCATTCTTATGTCGTATGTTTCATTGTTACTAAGCTATATTGATTAGTGTCATTTCGTTCGAAGtcttagatatatattttactaacGTATAAGAGTGAAATTATTTGACGAGTCTAAagattcttattaatatatttatagggTTTGGAAATTCAAGTAGATTTTGAAGGACGCAATCCGCAAGATCCAGATTATCATGGAATTAAAACATTACTGCAGCAACTTTTCTTAAAAGCACATATAGATTTGGGTGGATTAACCGATTTTATAATCGCACAGAATTATATAGGATCTGTAGTGAAACAATCCGAAGATTTTGAAGGATCTGACGAGGAAGATGTAGAAGATACTTTCGATGTTTTTGGTATTACGacagtaataaatataactgaTAGACAGgtaagtaaattatataaaaactaattaatcatttttacaatcatttaataaaaaatcattcctAGAATCTTCCGTGCATACAACAATTAAGAGATTTATTGCAAGAATTATCTAGTGACCATGCCACCGATGCAGCTTACACTATGATAAAGAACGTACTTCAAAACGATTCGCAACCAATTGGTTTACTTATTAACGAAAGATTCATTAACATACCTGCCCAAATATCTATACCCCTTTTCGAAAACTTAATCTCAGAAATGAAACGTGCGAACAGTAGGAATATGCCATTTAACTTTTCATACTACATacttatttgtaaattatacaaaatggAGGATAAAAAGATtggaacaaaaacaaaaaataacaagaagaaTAACAGTGCAACTCCAACGATTATATGGAGCAATccggaagaagaaatatttgctGAAAAAGCTTTGATTAGTTTTGAATTTTCTGTTGAAAACGAATCAGATAGTGGTTTATCTGGAACATGGACTGAAACTGACGATGAAATGAAGCCATACAGACGAGTATTACTATTTGAAGCTTCAACGTTGCaatctataattaatacaataaaaaaccAATTATCTTAATCTTGAATTAGAGTAAATCTTTATATCACGAAACTCGCTTGgatttctatgaaaatatcaatatactTTTCATTGTTAAGGTAATAATAAGCTTTGAAAAAAACACTTTCatacgtttttaaaaaaaagaaagaaaagtaatacaTGTAATTTAGATGATACGCTGGTACGTGTAACGAGCTTTTCATACTGCTTACTGCAAACtttgaaatacatatataaatcttttccttgatattaatatcttctcatcctattctttatttattgcatttttataaacgttGACTTCTTACTTAAGATGCATCTAACaacagtataaaaaaaaaaaaagaaaaatacagattttttataataatataaataatacagcCCTCCTTGGAgagatattctttataatttaaaaaacaaacattcTTCACTtaacttattaaatattttttttcttttcttttttttttcgcccCTTCTTTAATTACGTCTTTGTGTCAGTCACTTGAAGAAATTGTCTTGTCGGTTTAGCTCTTCTTCTCATTGTTCCCAATATATTGAGCATTTCTGATACAGCTGGTGGTGCAGTTTCTGCCTCTtgtcgtctttttctttcctcctctctttgtttctgtGATAAATATGTCGTAAatgataattcataataatcatGCGTTGTATCACgctataattattacttacatCCGTTTGCTTCAATGTGAATCGTCCGccttttatttgattaataatatcatcgatgactaaaacataacaaaaaaaaaaacgaaagatagtaaaaagaatataagctTTATCAAAAAGTTATTTGTTTGACTCCCTACCAGGCTGTTGTGTGACAGCTGAAGTTTTCTTGGGAATTCCAAGCATACACTCCATATCGCTAACTGCATTAGACTCGGaatgcaatttttcttttgttaacaACTTCATTGTTGCATTTCCAGTTGACTTGGATAAGGAaggtaatggtggtggtggtgggggtgggggtggaggtggtggtaaCAAAGACGGTGTAGGTCTAGCAATTTTCTCTTccaattcaattattttctctttcatagtTCTAATAACATCTTCCAAATTGTCTACCGATCTCTCAGCTCTCTCAGCTCTTTGTTGCATGACGTCCAACTCGGATTCAGCaagtttcaatttttcttcaactATCTCAAACTCTACATTGGATTCCTTCTCCTCTAACTTTTCCTGAAGCATCTGTATCTGTGATGCATGATTCTGTTGTTCCTCCTCCAATAGTCTTTTCAAGGACTCTACTTCTTGAAGGACAGTTAACAACCTTCCGTTTGGATCGTCGCCAACTTCGGCCATTAGGAGAGCACTTTGATGAGCCAAAACGTTACGTTCTTTCTGTGCCTAGATCAATAAAGAGTTATTCGTGAAATATACAACGATATTCAAGAAAATAAGGCGGATatatgaaggaaaaaaggagatgtGCCGTTTACTTTATCAGCTTCCAACTTCATTATTTTAgctgtttctctctcacgaTCGCATTGAGTCTTTAATGCTTGAACCTCTTTTGCTACCATCTTTGTCACTCTCTCCATATTTTCCTTTTGCATTTTCATCTCGTTTATCTTGTCGTCGgctacgaataaataaaatattttcttcgcaaTGTCGAAAATTTACTTGTTTGtaagaattaagaaatattgtaGAAATTTAAGTtcacaataataaatatctcttttctaaaTCTTATATTGGAGGATCTAAATTTtactgaaattttttataaattaaattaacaattttatgataataagtaatcctataaaataaagtaaaatttgttaacaatttttaatgatcTCATCTTCCTCGAGAAAGTCACATAATAttagattaattaaagaaatatttatcaacttatttttatacgatatcgTTCTTCTTTACAATGAAACAtcttgttataaaatataataccttTTTGTCTGAGTGTTCTTTCCTCTTCCAACTGAGTTGTCAAGAGTGTTATTTGTTCTTGTGCTTCGAATTCTTGCAATCGTGCTGAATTTAAATCGGTCTGGAGTTTAGCTATTTCTTGGCTTAGTTctgtaaagatattttttcattcatttttatgaaaactatatataatcatatttacacacacacacacacacacacaacaataatttcaaacataactatagttttataaaaatatgaaatataatgtatacatattcgtTTACttgatatatgtaataatatatatcaaataataatataatatacatacacatgtacaattatgataatattaaattttttttttttttctttttctttttattacctcTGACCGTTTCTCGAAGTTGATCTAAATCCTCGAAATTAGAATCGACTTCATCGGTTATGTCGAGATCAACCGATCCTCCTGGATgaatttgcaaatatttttgcGCTATAATCTGAGATTTTCGTTTCAACTCTCGATTTTGTTTATACCactgaaaaaaattcataataaatttaagaaatatttctaaatacaattaatttatatatacgaaataacaTATGAGCTTACTTCGGATGCCTGCTGCATAGCTTTATGCATTGCACCAGTTTCAACGTCATACTGACGTTTTAATTGCTCATATTCCTTACATACTGCTTCGGACactgaaaaatatcatttttatttcaattaaaacttAACTTAATTtgctataaataataatcattagaaATGTCCCATTTCATTTAAAcgtcttgatttttttttttttctttttttttttgtatatatatatgaaaataattcttatatttcaagtgatttaataatttactataaataataataatttctagaaatattttcattcaataCTTTCAatatctcttctttattttttattacctgtccgtaatttatttaacttttcttctttttcctgaaCCTGCGATTGCAAAGTACCATTTTGCCTTTGCACTTGTTGATACTTTTTTTCCAAATCTGTGTGTTCCTTGTGTGCTGCAACAATCGttgaattaataatcattttctttttctttttttttttttttttttttttttaatatcataatacaaaaaaaaatttgcataacgaattaatcgatagaatattataattaaactcTCGacaattcaattttaataattcgctattttcttataaagataaacatttattttttattgtatttataattcattaaatcgttattttaattgttaataaaatgaaaaaagaaaaattaaatagaaacgcgattccattgaaattttataataaaaattttgtcacgaatatattatatatacatcacgTGTCGAGCGATACACCGAACGATTTATAGATCCGATCTAGGAAAACGATCGACATGCAACGGTcggatatttatatttattaattttcaatccgATCACGTTTTGAAGGCGTATGTGACTAATAAAACGTCATTGGCTTTGAATCCAGGAGTGCAAGAGTGAATCACAACggacgatattatttttatatacaatatacactGTCGCAGTTTAACCGTGAACTATAATCATGATCAATGCAATGTCGATTGCAAATAAGTTTGTCACTGAGAGAAACCAACATCTAATTGAATTCCGAATGACGTTACTACTCTCTGCATGGTTGACCTTAATCACGCTATATTCGGTTTGATTCACTccgttaaagaaaataaataaaattgaaaagaacagagaaaaacaaggaaaaaaaaaaagaatttgtattttctttttcttttttttctttttttacaatttcatcgacctgttaattaataaatgaaagactGAATAATCAGttataaattaaagtaaataaacttaaaaaatgttcttaaaaaaaaaaaagagggaatcaaaacaaaagaaaacgaattattattttttcttttctctttcgatttcacCGATGatctgttaattaataaatcgcaAAAGACAAAGCTCTGCGAGTagttattgaaaagaaataaagaaaaacacttgaaataaaaaaaaaaaaaaaaagaataaaatatgaagaatatAAGCAGAAACCATTTtagatttctatttctttttgcttgTTTTTCCTTATTAATAATCTGTTAATTGATAAATCCTGAAGATGACttatttaagaattattttataaaatttcgaatgaaaagaaaaaaaatgtatttcaaCCAACCAGTTTCGcttttttgtaataacaattttcttctcttttcggaTTCCTCGTATTTACTTTTCCATTTGTTCTCGAGGAAACAATTGTTGGTGTTACTGTTACCATTGCCATTTAATTTCGGAAatgtataatcattttttttaaacggatTAACTGGATTAGATTTCTCTTCGACATTTCGCATTTCTATACTGGACGTCGACAAATTGCTATGCTTTGATCTTAGCTGTACCGAAGCATCGAGTTTTTCAAAATTAGCTTTTTGAGCGGCCACTGAGGTTGTTCTACCAAGTTTTTCGAAAGAACCTCTTCTTATTGGAGAACATCGTTGTTCTTGTGGTTTTGCTTGGGCGTTCGTTATCCTCGGTACAGGAATGTGAGAATGAATCACGTTCGTTGCTGCTGTTGTCGTCCTCGGAGGTTCCGTGCTAAGAACTATGTTCAATTCTGTCTTGTTCATGATCGCTATTTTcctcaacaaaaaaaaaaaaaaaagagagaaaaagaatattgaattaaattaaattaaattaattcaaattacGTTCGgaagtaaatttaatattacgcGTTTATATGCaattgattttgtttctttcttttattttttcatcgttcaaTACGCTAAAGAAATTagatgaataaatttttatgatcattttataaaaatgacgaactatatgtatgtatgtatgtatgtatgtatgtatgtgtgttaagaatagaatttattttattgtttgacATATGCAAAAgttaatcaataaattatctcgtcatttatttatcatcaaaATGGACAAATATGTGCAAGTAAGATTGTAAAGTTATAACTTAAGTCATTTTTTAACAACATGATTTTGAAAGtatatcaaaacaaaaaaaaatgatttaacatcaaaaaaatgataaatgcactttattgtttaatatatatatatatatatatatatatatatatatatatatatgaaagagtgaattaatcaatgatttgattacttattatatttaccaAAATGGcgaattatacatacatatgcgaACATAATCTcattcatatctttttctataattacaatttgaaatatatgaaaacaaaCGATTAGAAATAGATCATCTATcacgatcgttaaaaaaaaatgaaggatgTCAATAACAATAGAAACTGaacgcaaaagaaaaaaatgaagaggtttcttcgatatatctcaaattttataaaaaaaaaaataaaataaaataaataaataaataaataaataaaataaaataacaaacattGAAAATCGtcagataaaatatatcttattagATACAATAACGAATTTAGGTTAACCCGATGTTGTTGAAAAAGTTCGTCACACTCGTAATATCGGGTTCAAGTAAAACTTAAAGTGCATGACCGCTAAAGTGTTAATAACATTTgtgttttctaaaaatatacatacatatatgtatgcgtatgtatatgtgtatacatatcaAGCGCACCCCCGTGTTTCAGCCAAGTTGAAAATAGCAGCACTGTCAAAAGGTTCTCGTGACTAATCTCGATTCCACAACCGCTAACATATCG from Vespula pensylvanica isolate Volc-1 chromosome 13, ASM1446617v1, whole genome shotgun sequence includes the following:
- the LOC122633663 gene encoding shootin-1, with product MNKTELNIVLSTEPPRTTTAATNVIHSHIPVPRITNAQAKPQEQRCSPIRRGSFEKLGRTTSVAAQKANFEKLDASVQLRSKHSNLSTSSIEMRNVEEKSNPVNPFKKNDYTFPKLNGNGNSNTNNCFLENKWKSKYEESEKRRKLLLQKSETAHKEHTDLEKKYQQVQRQNGTLQSQVQEKEEKLNKLRTVSEAVCKEYEQLKRQYDVETGAMHKAMQQASEWYKQNRELKRKSQIIAQKYLQIHPGGSVDLDITDEVDSNFEDLDQLRETVRELSQEIAKLQTDLNSARLQEFEAQEQITLLTTQLEEERTLRQKADDKINEMKMQKENMERVTKMVAKEVQALKTQCDRERETAKIMKLEADKAQKERNVLAHQSALLMAEVGDDPNGRLLTVLQEVESLKRLLEEEQQNHASQIQMLQEKLEEKESNVEFEIVEEKLKLAESELDVMQQRAERAERSVDNLEDVIRTMKEKIIELEEKIARPTPSLLPPPPPPPPPPPPLPSLSKSTGNATMKLLTKEKLHSESNAVSDMECMLGIPKKTSAVTQQPVIDDIINQIKGGRFTLKQTDKQREEERKRRQEAETAPPAVSEMLNILGTMRRRAKPTRQFLQVTDTKT
- the LOC122633664 gene encoding protein BCCIP homolog, translating into MAAPVKKREIQENVVKRDGDDEQESSGSEDDEQEQVGESGLEIQVDFEGRNPQDPDYHGIKTLLQQLFLKAHIDLGGLTDFIIAQNYIGSVVKQSEDFEGSDEEDVEDTFDVFGITTVINITDRQNLPCIQQLRDLLQELSSDHATDAAYTMIKNVLQNDSQPIGLLINERFINIPAQISIPLFENLISEMKRANSRNMPFNFSYYILICKLYKMEDKKIGTKTKNNKKNNSATPTIIWSNPEEEIFAEKALISFEFSVENESDSGLSGTWTETDDEMKPYRRVLLFEASTLQSIINTIKNQLS